From the genome of Nostoc sp. C052, one region includes:
- a CDS encoding MupA/Atu3671 family FMN-dependent luciferase-like monooxygenase — translation MELVSFVQSLSLKGIQLSLKEDGNLRIGGSKATLNSTIIESLKQRKVEIIKLLHNCPDIFDVHPLSYGQKGLWFLWQLNPDSAAYHMAFACRIYSPLQIDSWYEACQILCDRHPNLRSTFPQRESGPVQWVHQTFKADFQWIDASSWQESELHDNVIEQYKTPFNLEQNSPMRVRVFTQNEEKHILLVTIHHIAGDGWSIELVVNELLSLYAAISTGRTPSLLPVDRTYQDYVQWQQNLLISPQGEKLRSYWQQQLAGQLPILQLPADRPRPSFQTYNGASQFCQLPNSLVAKLKTLATTERTTLYVVLLTAFQILLYRYTGQDDILIGSPLAAGRSQSQFTAVIGNFIDQVVLRGKLVGNPTCRELLAQNRRTVLEMFANQGYPFPLLVEELQVQPNPSYHPIFQVAFILQNFRQSPVMEALLSPKAVQEPITWHNLQLAPLEMPQQEGQFDLTLEAVETSEAVYTVFKYNADLFNADRIERMMGHLQTLLEGIVTNPDSPSATLPLLTNIEQQQLLVDWNQTSIDYPQHLCIHQWFEQQVERTPEAIAVIFGNQTLTYRALNEKSNQLAHYLQSLGVQPETLVGICVERSLEMAVGLLGILKAGGAYVPLDPTYPQERLAYMLSDANISVLLTQQRLLVILPVISAQIITLDADIRQLPLKLENPQTEVKSHHLAYVIYTSGSTGQAKGVMVEHRQVANFFVGMDERIVGNGGVWLALTTISFDISILEIFWTLARGFQVILQDDPKNLSPTKISSLTKPNTKPLEFSLFYFASDNQKVTAKKQYKLLIEGAKFADRNGFTAVWIPERHFHAFGGIYPNPAVAAAAIATITEQVQIRAGSVVLPLHSELRIAEEWALVDNLSNGRVGISFASGWQPNDFVLAPDHYAERKTIMAQGIATVRQLWRGEAITLLDGTGQTIDVQTFPRPVQPELPVWVTAAGNPETFRLAGELGANVLTHLLGQSLEELAAKIKLYRQVWQEQGYAGTGHITLMLHTFIGEDLETVREQVRRPLCNYLNSSMDLVLKMWDGTDLAAQVKSWNEGDREALLSFAFNRYFETSGLLGTPEKCLNLIECLQTIGVDEVACLIDFGMDVDSTLSSLNYLKEVKERSNLGTSNHDPEHSVLAQLQKYPVSHLQCTPSWLRMLMTTHSLHPLRSLQALMVGGESLSPSLAQQLKEAIPGKIYNMYGPTEATIWSTTHVINVSDRKIPIGQAIANTQIYILDRYLQPVPIGVPGELHIGGAGLARGYLHRTDITQAKFIPNPFSTEPKARIYKTGDLAQYLPDGSIEFLGRIDNQVKVRGFRIELGEIEMMLNQHPQIRESCVIVREDTATTAACEQQRLVAYFISHQQPHSDRQKLLKLPNGMTINHLSAHQTNALYAEIFENQIYLKHGITLNDGDCVFDVGANIGLFTLFVQQNFSNTTVYAFEPIPPTFNILQANLSQYSPQVKLLEYGLSHQQETVKFTFYPEMSGISGRFAEPEKDKRAAKAMIVHQVENGVAGRQGVRSQEGIDEFLAERYRSETYLCQLKTLSTIICEYKIEQIDLLKIDVEKSEYLVLEGIEEQDWSKIKQLAIEVDGLENLQKITTLLEQNNYQVSVDEYIISKGEQSDSNIEVYMLYAIHPNRSIRKSRETKSQRKQHLEQFSGKKLLSVSTSELRQFLKAKLPEYMIPNDFVQLSAFPLTPNGKIDRQALPLPDSQNQRNQQFLAPQTDTEQAIADIFVAVLGVEAVGITDNFFELGGHSFLATQAIAQIQDTFNIEIPLRALFEANTVADLAIIVEEILLKEIEELTEEEAEALVKREEGTGNRKKKLLE, via the coding sequence ATGGAATTAGTAAGCTTCGTACAAAGTCTCTCGCTCAAAGGTATCCAGCTTTCACTCAAAGAAGATGGAAATCTGCGGATTGGTGGTTCAAAAGCAACCTTAAATTCCACCATTATTGAAAGTCTCAAACAGCGAAAAGTTGAAATTATAAAATTACTCCACAATTGCCCCGATATTTTTGATGTTCATCCCCTTTCTTATGGACAAAAAGGCTTATGGTTTTTGTGGCAACTCAACCCTGACAGTGCAGCCTATCACATGGCTTTTGCTTGTCGAATTTATTCCCCGTTACAGATTGATAGCTGGTATGAAGCTTGTCAAATATTATGCGATCGCCATCCAAATTTAAGAAGTACTTTCCCTCAACGAGAATCAGGGCCAGTTCAGTGGGTGCATCAAACCTTCAAGGCTGACTTTCAATGGATTGATGCCTCAAGTTGGCAAGAATCAGAGTTGCACGACAACGTAATTGAACAGTATAAAACACCTTTTAATCTCGAACAAAATTCCCCCATGCGCGTTCGAGTCTTCACTCAAAACGAAGAAAAACATATTTTATTAGTGACAATTCACCACATTGCAGGTGACGGATGGTCAATTGAGCTTGTGGTGAACGAATTGTTATCTTTGTACGCTGCGATCAGCACTGGACGAACACCGAGTTTGCTGCCAGTGGATCGCACTTATCAAGACTACGTACAGTGGCAGCAAAACTTATTAATAAGTCCACAAGGGGAAAAACTTCGTAGTTACTGGCAACAACAGCTTGCAGGACAACTGCCTATACTACAATTACCAGCAGATCGTCCGCGCCCCAGTTTTCAAACCTACAACGGTGCTTCTCAGTTTTGCCAATTACCAAATTCCTTGGTTGCCAAACTCAAGACTCTGGCGACAACCGAACGCACAACCCTTTATGTAGTGCTGCTGACGGCTTTTCAAATTTTGCTATATCGCTACACTGGTCAGGATGATATCTTAATTGGATCGCCGTTAGCCGCAGGTCGCAGCCAGTCGCAGTTTACAGCCGTTATTGGTAATTTTATCGATCAAGTGGTGTTGCGGGGGAAATTGGTAGGCAATCCCACCTGTAGAGAACTTCTTGCTCAAAACCGCCGCACTGTTTTAGAAATGTTTGCCAATCAGGGTTATCCTTTCCCTCTGCTGGTAGAAGAACTGCAAGTTCAACCCAATCCTAGCTATCACCCTATATTTCAAGTGGCTTTTATCTTGCAGAACTTTCGGCAATCGCCAGTTATGGAAGCGCTATTGTCACCAAAAGCCGTTCAAGAACCAATTACCTGGCACAACTTACAATTAGCACCCTTGGAAATGCCTCAGCAAGAAGGTCAGTTCGATCTCACGCTGGAAGCTGTAGAAACAAGCGAAGCGGTTTATACGGTGTTCAAGTACAATGCTGACCTCTTCAATGCAGATAGAATTGAGCGAATGATGGGACATTTGCAGACATTACTTGAGGGAATTGTTACTAATCCTGACAGTCCGAGCGCGACACTACCACTGCTCACTAACATAGAACAGCAACAATTATTGGTGGATTGGAACCAGACAAGTATTGACTATCCACAACATTTATGCATTCATCAGTGGTTTGAGCAACAGGTTGAGCGGACACCAGAGGCGATCGCTGTGATATTTGGTAACCAAACCTTAACTTATCGAGCCTTAAACGAAAAGTCAAATCAATTAGCTCATTACTTGCAAAGTCTTGGCGTTCAACCAGAGACATTAGTGGGAATTTGTGTTGAGCGATCCCTAGAAATGGCGGTCGGTCTACTGGGGATTCTGAAAGCGGGAGGAGCTTACGTACCCCTAGATCCAACCTATCCTCAAGAGCGATTGGCATATATGCTCTCGGATGCCAATATATCGGTTTTACTCACTCAGCAACGATTATTAGTAATTTTGCCAGTTATTTCAGCGCAAATTATTACTCTAGACGCAGATATCAGACAATTACCGCTAAAACTGGAAAATCCGCAAACAGAGGTCAAATCCCATCATTTAGCTTATGTTATTTATACTTCCGGCTCTACAGGTCAAGCAAAAGGGGTGATGGTCGAACATCGCCAAGTGGCAAATTTCTTTGTTGGTATGGACGAACGAATTGTGGGAAATGGTGGCGTATGGCTAGCCCTGACGACGATTTCCTTTGATATTTCGATTCTAGAAATATTCTGGACTCTCGCTCGTGGCTTTCAGGTGATTTTGCAGGACGATCCCAAAAATCTATCTCCTACAAAAATATCTTCTCTGACAAAACCCAATACCAAGCCGTTGGAATTTAGTTTGTTCTATTTTGCCAGCGATAATCAGAAGGTGACAGCAAAGAAACAGTACAAACTACTTATTGAAGGAGCAAAGTTTGCCGATCGCAATGGATTTACTGCGGTTTGGATACCAGAACGTCATTTTCATGCCTTTGGAGGTATTTATCCTAACCCTGCTGTTGCTGCTGCGGCGATCGCCACAATTACGGAACAAGTTCAGATTCGGGCTGGTAGTGTCGTTTTGCCCCTACATTCAGAACTGCGTATTGCTGAAGAATGGGCATTAGTTGATAACTTATCCAATGGACGGGTAGGCATTTCTTTTGCTAGCGGCTGGCAACCCAATGATTTTGTGCTAGCTCCCGATCACTACGCCGAACGCAAAACAATTATGGCACAAGGAATCGCCACAGTGCGGCAACTCTGGCGAGGAGAAGCGATCACGCTTTTAGATGGCACAGGTCAGACAATAGATGTCCAAACCTTTCCGCGACCCGTGCAACCCGAACTTCCTGTTTGGGTAACTGCGGCGGGTAATCCAGAAACTTTCCGTTTGGCGGGAGAACTAGGTGCAAACGTTCTCACCCATCTATTGGGGCAGAGTCTTGAGGAGTTGGCAGCGAAAATCAAACTTTATCGCCAAGTCTGGCAAGAGCAAGGCTATGCAGGTACGGGTCATATTACTCTGATGCTACACACCTTCATTGGTGAAGATTTAGAAACCGTGCGCGAACAAGTCCGTCGCCCTTTGTGCAACTATCTTAATAGCTCGATGGATTTAGTACTTAAAATGTGGGACGGGACGGATTTAGCTGCTCAAGTTAAATCCTGGAATGAGGGCGATCGCGAAGCTTTACTCTCATTTGCATTTAACCGTTACTTTGAAACTAGTGGGTTGTTAGGAACGCCAGAAAAATGCCTAAATCTGATTGAGTGTTTGCAGACAATTGGAGTGGATGAAGTAGCGTGTTTGATTGATTTTGGCATGGATGTTGATTCTACTCTGTCTAGTCTCAATTACCTCAAAGAAGTGAAAGAGCGTAGCAATTTAGGGACAAGTAACCACGATCCAGAGCATTCTGTACTAGCTCAATTGCAGAAATATCCGGTATCTCATCTGCAATGCACTCCCTCCTGGCTACGAATGCTGATGACAACCCATAGTTTACATCCACTCAGGTCGCTGCAAGCCTTAATGGTGGGGGGAGAGAGTTTGTCCCCATCCTTAGCGCAGCAACTTAAAGAAGCAATACCAGGGAAAATTTACAATATGTATGGCCCCACCGAAGCTACCATCTGGTCAACTACCCATGTAATTAATGTTAGCGATCGCAAAATTCCCATCGGTCAGGCGATCGCTAATACCCAAATTTACATTCTCGATCGCTATCTTCAGCCTGTTCCTATTGGAGTCCCTGGGGAATTACATATTGGTGGTGCTGGACTTGCACGCGGCTATCTTCATCGGACTGATATTACCCAAGCCAAGTTTATTCCTAATCCCTTTAGCACCGAGCCAAAAGCGCGGATTTACAAAACTGGCGATTTAGCGCAGTATTTACCCGATGGCAGCATCGAGTTTCTGGGGCGCATTGATAATCAAGTTAAAGTTCGCGGCTTCCGCATCGAACTTGGTGAAATCGAAATGATGCTCAACCAGCATCCTCAGATCCGTGAGAGTTGCGTCATTGTTCGTGAAGATACAGCCACGACAGCCGCTTGCGAGCAACAGCGATTGGTGGCTTATTTTATTTCCCATCAGCAACCGCATAGCGATCGCCAAAAACTGCTCAAACTTCCTAACGGGATGACAATCAACCATTTGAGCGCTCACCAAACCAATGCGCTTTACGCCGAAATCTTTGAAAATCAAATCTATCTGAAGCATGGCATCACCCTTAATGATGGTGATTGTGTTTTTGATGTGGGTGCAAATATTGGTTTATTTACATTATTTGTGCAGCAGAATTTTTCCAATACCACAGTTTATGCTTTTGAACCGATTCCGCCCACATTTAATATTTTGCAAGCAAACTTGAGTCAATACAGCCCTCAAGTCAAACTGCTTGAATATGGTCTTTCTCATCAACAAGAAACGGTTAAATTTACGTTCTACCCAGAAATGTCGGGAATATCTGGGCGTTTTGCCGAACCAGAAAAAGATAAACGAGCTGCAAAAGCAATGATTGTCCACCAGGTCGAAAATGGCGTAGCAGGACGGCAAGGAGTGCGCTCTCAAGAAGGAATCGACGAATTTTTAGCAGAACGATATCGTAGTGAAACCTATCTGTGTCAGTTAAAAACCCTTTCCACAATTATTTGTGAGTATAAAATAGAGCAAATTGATTTGCTCAAAATCGATGTTGAGAAAAGCGAGTATCTTGTCCTTGAAGGTATTGAGGAACAGGATTGGTCGAAAATTAAACAACTGGCGATCGAGGTTGATGGCTTGGAGAATCTGCAAAAAATTACTACTCTATTAGAACAAAATAATTATCAAGTTTCTGTGGATGAATACATTATTTCTAAAGGCGAACAATCCGATAGTAATATTGAGGTTTATATGCTCTACGCCATTCATCCCAACAGATCGATACGCAAGTCTCGTGAAACTAAATCTCAAAGGAAACAGCATTTAGAGCAATTTTCTGGAAAGAAATTATTATCAGTATCCACATCAGAACTGCGCCAATTTCTCAAAGCAAAGTTACCAGAGTACATGATTCCCAATGATTTTGTGCAACTTTCGGCCTTTCCCTTAACGCCTAATGGCAAAATCGATCGCCAAGCACTACCACTTCCAGATTCTCAAAACCAACGCAATCAACAGTTTCTTGCTCCACAGACAGATACAGAACAAGCGATCGCTGATATTTTTGTCGCAGTATTAGGTGTTGAGGCTGTAGGCATTACTGATAACTTTTTTGAACTTGGAGGACACTCTTTTCTAGCCACCCAAGCTATTGCTCAGATTCAAGATACATTCAACATTGAAATTCCCTTAAGGGCACTGTTTGAAGCAAATACTGTTGCTGATTTAGCGATTATAGTTGAAGAAATCCTATTAAAAGAAATTGAAGAATTAACCGAAGAAGAGGCTGAAGCATTAGTTAAGAGGGAAGAGGGAACGGGGAACAGGAAAAAAAAACTGCTCGAATAA
- a CDS encoding condensation domain-containing protein → MKKTQYTFIPHSLIKNEKLGATDSSMEIPPQSFSNRKSQLSAAKRALLEKRLRGELVSPAKTLTIPKRSPEATLLLSFAQERLWFFNLLEPANPAYNSLFSLKLSGHLDIAALEQSINSVIERHEILRTNFTTENGEPQQVIHAHRPITLSRIDLRHHSVSEQTAEVNRLAAEHSQHPFDFAQAPLLRVMILQLGTIDYIILTTIHHIINDGWSIGIFIQELFTFYQDYRQGIEPILPELPIQYADYALWQRQYLQGDVLEKQLNYWKQQLAGIPSLLQLPSDRPRPPVQTNQGQTLAFSLNPTLTQQLRQLCQNAGTTLFMTLLAAFAVLLYRYSGQEDIAIGSPIANRDRTETQHLIGCLVNTIVLRTYLENNPSFTQLLAQVRETTLEAYAHQQIPFEKVVEALQPERNLSHTPLFQVMFVLQNTSIAPLKLPGLTLTPLQPQVSTALFDLTLTFEETATTLVGSWEYSTDLFAADTITRMTGHFQTLLEAIVVNPAQGIGELPLLTPSELHLMLVEWNNTATPYPKDYCFHQLFEQQVQRTPEATAVVFDNQHLTYQELDLQANQLAHYLQTIGVGAEVLVGLCVERSLDMVVGILGIFKAGGVYVPLEPTYPQERLAYILADASVAVLLTQRKLADLLPKHQTQIVYIDDDRLLSPQQKTPPICQSQPHNLAYAIYTSGSTGQPKGVLIEHLGLLNHLYAMIANLDLKETDAIAQTAPISFDISIWQILTLLLIGGRVHVFKYEIVREPVQLLEQIERQAISVLQIVPSLLKMLLEEVERSQPQIPHLCKLRWLLVTGEAFETNLQDWWFDYYSHIPMMNAYGPAECADDVTLYPYGGTKRAKMQIE, encoded by the coding sequence TTGAAAAAAACTCAGTACACTTTTATTCCCCATTCCCTGATTAAAAACGAAAAGTTAGGCGCAACCGATTCTAGTATGGAAATTCCACCACAATCTTTCTCAAATCGAAAATCACAACTTTCTGCGGCAAAACGAGCCTTGCTGGAAAAACGTCTGCGGGGAGAGTTAGTTAGTCCCGCGAAAACGCTAACTATTCCAAAGCGATCGCCTGAAGCTACCTTATTGCTTTCCTTTGCTCAGGAGCGATTGTGGTTTTTCAATTTACTAGAACCAGCTAATCCAGCCTACAACAGTTTGTTTAGTCTCAAACTATCGGGACACTTAGATATTGCAGCACTTGAACAAAGCATTAATAGCGTCATTGAACGCCACGAAATCTTGCGGACTAACTTCACTACAGAAAACGGCGAACCCCAACAAGTTATTCATGCCCATCGACCAATTACCCTATCCCGCATCGACCTGCGTCATCACTCGGTATCGGAGCAAACTGCTGAAGTTAACCGTTTAGCTGCCGAACATTCCCAACATCCCTTCGATTTTGCCCAAGCACCTCTGCTGCGAGTCATGATTCTCCAGCTAGGAACAATAGATTATATTATCTTGACGACAATACATCACATAATTAATGATGGTTGGTCAATTGGGATTTTTATTCAGGAACTATTTACCTTTTACCAAGATTACAGACAAGGAATAGAGCCAATTTTGCCAGAGTTACCGATCCAGTATGCAGACTATGCTCTCTGGCAACGGCAATATTTACAGGGTGATGTTCTCGAAAAACAATTAAATTACTGGAAACAGCAACTTGCTGGCATACCGTCTCTGCTGCAATTACCGAGCGATCGCCCGCGTCCACCAGTCCAAACTAACCAAGGACAAACCCTAGCCTTTAGCCTAAACCCAACATTAACTCAACAACTGCGACAGTTGTGCCAGAATGCTGGTACAACTCTCTTCATGACGCTGCTAGCAGCATTTGCCGTATTGCTCTACCGCTACAGTGGACAGGAAGATATTGCCATCGGTTCCCCCATTGCTAATCGCGATCGCACTGAAACCCAGCATCTGATCGGTTGCTTAGTAAACACAATAGTTCTGCGAACTTACTTAGAAAATAATCCGAGTTTTACCCAGCTTTTAGCGCAAGTCCGAGAAACTACCTTAGAAGCTTATGCCCATCAACAAATTCCTTTTGAAAAAGTTGTAGAAGCACTACAGCCTGAGCGTAACTTGAGTCATACTCCCCTATTTCAGGTGATGTTCGTTCTCCAAAATACTTCCATCGCCCCCTTAAAATTACCTGGGTTAACTCTGACACCTTTACAGCCTCAAGTCAGCACTGCCCTATTCGATTTGACGTTAACCTTTGAAGAAACTGCTACAACTCTAGTTGGTTCCTGGGAATACAGCACCGATTTATTTGCAGCAGACACCATTACTCGGATGACAGGACATTTCCAAACCTTACTGGAAGCAATTGTAGTCAACCCTGCTCAAGGTATTGGTGAATTGCCTTTACTGACACCATCTGAACTACATTTGATGCTGGTTGAGTGGAATAATACGGCTACTCCGTACCCAAAGGATTACTGTTTTCACCAACTCTTCGAGCAACAAGTCCAGCGCACCCCTGAAGCGACTGCTGTCGTCTTTGACAATCAGCATTTAACTTACCAAGAACTCGATCTCCAAGCTAATCAACTTGCCCATTACTTGCAAACAATTGGTGTTGGTGCAGAAGTTTTAGTAGGATTGTGCGTTGAACGATCGCTCGATATGGTAGTTGGAATCCTGGGAATTTTTAAAGCGGGTGGTGTTTATGTTCCCCTTGAGCCAACTTATCCCCAAGAACGACTGGCTTATATCTTGGCAGATGCCTCAGTAGCAGTATTGCTTACTCAAAGGAAATTAGCCGATCTATTGCCGAAACACCAAACTCAGATTGTTTATATTGATGACGATCGCCTGTTGTCTCCACAGCAAAAGACACCTCCGATTTGCCAGAGTCAGCCTCACAACCTAGCCTACGCGATTTATACTTCAGGCTCAACAGGACAACCCAAAGGTGTTCTCATTGAACACTTGGGGTTACTCAATCATCTCTATGCCATGATTGCTAACCTTGACCTCAAGGAAACCGATGCGATCGCCCAGACAGCACCGATTAGCTTCGATATCTCTATTTGGCAAATCCTGACTTTACTGCTAATTGGTGGTAGAGTACACGTTTTTAAGTATGAAATTGTGCGCGAACCAGTCCAACTGCTCGAACAGATTGAGCGTCAAGCAATCTCTGTCCTCCAAATAGTTCCCTCACTCTTAAAAATGTTGCTTGAAGAGGTTGAGCGATCTCAGCCTCAGATCCCACACCTCTGTAAACTGCGTTGGTTATTAGTAACTGGCGAAGCTTTTGAGACTAATCTCCAAGATTGGTGGTTCGACTATTATTCTCATATTCCCATGATGAATGCTTATGGTCCTGCTGAATGCGCTGATGACGTAACTCTTTATCCTTACGGGGGGACAAAAAGGGCTAAGATGCAGATAGAATAA
- a CDS encoding iron-containing redox enzyme family protein has product MLLNSSTDRVINLKPSSRTPQSTEKARTLSEKIVYLLSNTHQMLPEAEIILNTLYQDLPIILHSAFTDEESVALLEVHKSLYNIYEVSLSHPLSPICIHEHSPWLLTIRNQIENAWLNYELPRIQKQLPSPSEAKHPKLLRDWFVQQAHTESDLDKCLLNFLKNQASIEQFNIFILSDATLNYRFCDALALAQLHFSETVKAEIVHNMWDECGHGVAEKSHGRQFTQMLASLGLEQPTLPIWEDWRPYAGHNLYFCFGLNRRHYFKGIGSLGMPEIFDPNRNRSVVAGLERLYSDARVKCEYFYDHIEVDEKHGLGWLNNAIVPIVEVEPEAGLELAIGGALRMEVMRRYNQYLAVRLGV; this is encoded by the coding sequence ATGCTATTAAATTCATCAACTGACCGAGTAATTAACTTAAAACCTTCTTCTAGAACTCCTCAATCTACAGAAAAAGCACGTACATTATCAGAAAAAATTGTCTATCTTCTTTCTAATACTCACCAGATGCTTCCAGAAGCTGAGATAATCCTTAACACCTTATATCAAGATTTGCCAATAATTTTGCATTCAGCATTTACTGATGAAGAATCTGTAGCACTTTTGGAAGTTCATAAAAGTCTTTATAATATCTATGAAGTAAGTCTTAGCCACCCCTTATCACCAATTTGTATACACGAACATAGCCCTTGGCTATTAACAATTCGTAATCAAATTGAAAATGCATGGCTTAATTATGAACTGCCACGTATTCAAAAACAATTACCATCTCCGTCTGAAGCAAAACACCCAAAATTACTTCGTGATTGGTTTGTTCAACAGGCACACACAGAATCGGATCTCGATAAATGCTTGTTAAACTTTTTAAAAAACCAAGCATCTATTGAGCAATTCAATATATTTATACTCTCAGATGCGACTTTAAACTATCGTTTTTGCGATGCCTTAGCTTTAGCACAACTCCACTTTTCAGAGACAGTGAAAGCTGAAATCGTTCATAATATGTGGGATGAATGTGGTCATGGAGTAGCAGAGAAGTCACACGGTAGGCAGTTCACGCAGATGCTTGCTTCCCTTGGTCTAGAGCAACCAACACTCCCTATTTGGGAAGACTGGCGACCCTACGCAGGTCACAACCTGTACTTTTGCTTCGGTTTGAACCGGAGACACTATTTTAAGGGAATTGGAAGTTTAGGAATGCCCGAAATTTTCGACCCAAATCGTAATCGTTCAGTTGTTGCTGGTTTAGAACGCCTATATTCGGATGCACGGGTAAAATGCGAATATTTTTACGACCATATAGAAGTAGATGAGAAACATGGTTTAGGCTGGCTGAACAATGCGATCGTCCCAATCGTTGAAGTAGAACCAGAAGCAGGATTGGAACTGGCTATAGGAGGTGCGCTTCGCATGGAAGTCATGAGGCGCTACAACCAGTATCTGGCAGTCAGGTTAGGGGTATGA